A genomic stretch from Gemmatimonadota bacterium includes:
- a CDS encoding type 1 periplasmic binding fold superfamily protein yields the protein MFKHRWNVLSVLTVAVFVTAALTFACADDEESSPTGPTEPEEHEEDDHGPGEEELITTLRITLTPSGGGAPVTVQFQDLDGEGGNAPVVGTLVVNAGTDYDGAVQVLNELESPAENITEEVEEEAEAHQFFYRTLGGFSPATVTYADKESDYTTNSGADHPVGVAFMLSVPANAQDGQLRVILSHYDEGPKDGVTQSDETDIDVTFQVEVR from the coding sequence ATGTTCAAGCATCGCTGGAACGTACTGTCCGTCCTTACCGTCGCGGTATTCGTCACCGCCGCGCTCACGTTCGCCTGCGCCGACGACGAAGAATCCAGTCCGACCGGTCCTACCGAACCGGAAGAACATGAAGAGGACGACCATGGACCGGGTGAAGAAGAACTCATCACGACGCTCAGGATCACGCTTACGCCCAGTGGCGGAGGAGCGCCGGTTACTGTGCAGTTCCAGGACCTGGACGGCGAAGGCGGTAATGCTCCGGTTGTGGGCACGCTGGTCGTAAACGCGGGTACGGATTACGACGGCGCGGTACAGGTGTTGAACGAGTTGGAAAGCCCGGCGGAGAACATCACCGAGGAGGTGGAGGAGGAAGCCGAGGCCCACCAGTTCTTCTATCGAACCCTCGGGGGTTTTTCGCCGGCCACCGTTACCTATGCGGACAAGGAATCCGATTATACGACGAACTCGGGCGCCGATCATCCCGTCGGAGTCGCATTCATGCTTTCTGTCCCCGCTAACGCGCAGGACGGCCAGCTTCGGGTCATTCTGAGTCACTATGATGAAGGGCCC